AGGAGGGATACTTATGGCAGGACATCAAGATCCAAACTACGTAACTGAAAACCCATTCGAGGGTCGCGGCCGTGCAATGAAAGGTAACGACTTCCCAGATGCAGGTTACGGCTTTTTATTTGGTGGCGGTTTCTTCATCACAATGTTCATCATTGCGATTGTTATAGAAGCAGCTGTTCGTTTATAATTCAGT
The sequence above is a segment of the Solibacillus sp. FSL H8-0523 genome. Coding sequences within it:
- a CDS encoding YqzM family protein, with the translated sequence MAGHQDPNYVTENPFEGRGRAMKGNDFPDAGYGFLFGGGFFITMFIIAIVIEAAVRL